The proteins below are encoded in one region of Sminthopsis crassicaudata isolate SCR6 chromosome 1, ASM4859323v1, whole genome shotgun sequence:
- the PKIA gene encoding cAMP-dependent protein kinase inhibitor alpha isoform X1 — protein sequence MHSPSWALLCGYLLAMTDVETTYADFIASGRTGRRNAIHDIIVTSSTTNTSDVSLKLSDLDINKPEGEGDGQKNPPEQGENQGGAPKQDS from the exons GCACTGCTATGTGGATATTTGTTAGCAATGACGGATGTGGAAACTACGTATGCAGATTTTATTGCTTCGGGAAGAACTGGTAGAAGGAATGCCATCCACGATATCATCGTGACTTCTTCCACCACCAACACCTCTGATGTCTCTCTTAAGCTTTCGGACCTTGATATCAACAAGCCTG aaggagaaggagatgggCAGAAAAATCCACCGGAGCAAGGAGAGAACCAGGGGGGAGCACCCAAGCAAGATAGCTAA
- the PKIA gene encoding cAMP-dependent protein kinase inhibitor alpha isoform X2 — MDFATALLCGYLLAMTDVETTYADFIASGRTGRRNAIHDIIVTSSTTNTSDVSLKLSDLDINKPEGEGDGQKNPPEQGENQGGAPKQDS; from the exons GCACTGCTATGTGGATATTTGTTAGCAATGACGGATGTGGAAACTACGTATGCAGATTTTATTGCTTCGGGAAGAACTGGTAGAAGGAATGCCATCCACGATATCATCGTGACTTCTTCCACCACCAACACCTCTGATGTCTCTCTTAAGCTTTCGGACCTTGATATCAACAAGCCTG aaggagaaggagatgggCAGAAAAATCCACCGGAGCAAGGAGAGAACCAGGGGGGAGCACCCAAGCAAGATAGCTAA
- the PKIA gene encoding cAMP-dependent protein kinase inhibitor alpha isoform X3 → MTDVETTYADFIASGRTGRRNAIHDIIVTSSTTNTSDVSLKLSDLDINKPEGEGDGQKNPPEQGENQGGAPKQDS, encoded by the exons ATGACGGATGTGGAAACTACGTATGCAGATTTTATTGCTTCGGGAAGAACTGGTAGAAGGAATGCCATCCACGATATCATCGTGACTTCTTCCACCACCAACACCTCTGATGTCTCTCTTAAGCTTTCGGACCTTGATATCAACAAGCCTG aaggagaaggagatgggCAGAAAAATCCACCGGAGCAAGGAGAGAACCAGGGGGGAGCACCCAAGCAAGATAGCTAA